GTCGTCATTTCGTTCCCCGGCAAACCTTGGCAATTTTTCAGTAGGATATACTAGCCTAATTTTTACAAAATGCCGTACCCGATAAATCCATTTGCGCGTGACTTTCGCTGTGTCCTTCCGCGATTGGGGCTGGCACGGCCCGTTCTGCCGCGAGAAAAACGGGTGCCACCCCAAGAGGGTGTAAGGGGACGCTGCTACGCAAACGACCATCCTTGATACCTCCCCAAGAGAGACCGAGATTTTGACATGCCGCTTGCGCCTCCTGCACAAAGCGGTGCAACATCTGCGCCTGGGCCTGCCGCTGCGCCGCCGCAATGGCAGCACTAGAGGCTTGAGAGTGCAAGGAGCGCAACTGCAGCCGCGATTGGAGCGTCGCCAATACTGGCAAGAGAACTTTCGGGTCGGCACGCAAGGATAGATTTCCCTGCATCTGCCAGTCCTTGTCCCCCTGCTGACCACTACTGTAGCCCACTAATTGCCAGTGAATATCCGTAAAAGCAGCCAATTGCCCCTCGGCCCAGCGTAGATCGGCATTCACCGCGCTTGCTGCTTGGTCTGCCCGACTCTTGACGGCGGTCGCACTCAGCTCGGCGACAAGCTCACTATTGGCAACAGAATAGTTCTGCGTAAGCTGTAATTCTACCTGCGGCTGGGTATTTGCGGTCTGCGCCCAAGCCGCGGGAGCCACCATAAAGGTGACGGCGGCCAAGCCATTGCATAGGGTTTTCACCATTGTTGTTCTCCTCATAAAAGTTAGGGCGTCACGCAGGTAAGGAAGTGTGCCCGGGGACGTATCCTAACCGCCCGCTTTTACATTCTCCAACTTGCAGATAGTTTACTCCAGACTTAGTCGATTTAGGTGAGCTCAAGGTTGTCGTCTCCTTCCTAGCATTATGACCAGATTCGCCCGCCCCTGCGACTGCAAGTGATGGCTTGGGGCAAACACACCCATTCACAATGATAGTCGGTAGCATTACAATCAAAAGGGTAGTAGGACTCTGATACCTCGGACCGAACGTGTTATTCGGCAATGCGGGACGCTATGCGGCAATAGTCATCAGGAATCTCTTATGAATGCAAAACATCCCGGGAAGTGGATTTTTGGGAAAGCAACTTATTCAGCGGATAATGTGCCCATTTTTTCTGGAAATTGTTACTGCGAAGACTGCCAATGTTCATCTGGATTCGAATTTTTGGGAAAAGTTTTTTAATGGAGGTCATTTTGGCAAAGAGATTCTTCGGATTTGTCGTAATTTCAGGCGTTCTCAGTCTCTGTTGCGGGTGTACGTCACAGCAACTCTATACGACTGGACAGTCCTACCAACGCAATCAATGCCTGCAAACTCCCAATCAAGGAGATCGGGACGACTGTTTGAGCAGACCAAATACAGCATACGAACAATACAAGCGTGAAACTGGTTCGGATAATAAATGATGACAGTATGATTCTGAAGAACCTTTCGTCTAAGAAACAGCCCCCGGAACTATCAGGCAATTGGGGATGGCCAAATGCTCATCCTCAATATATGCACTAAGCACCGGCCGGTCTTGCCCAAGTCGGGAGCAAACTTTATTGCCTGCGAACACCAATGACAGTACAACCACCAGCTATTCCACGGTCACCGCTTTGGCCAAATTGCGCGGGCGATCGACGTCGGTGCCTTTGACGAGCGCGGCGTGGTAGGCCAGTAGTTGCACGGGAATGGCGTGGAGGACTGGCGAAAGCAGGCCGACATGCCGCGGCAGGCGAATGACATGCACCCCGTCGCCTGGCTCGTAGTGACTGTCGAGGTCGGTAAAGACGTAAAGTTGACCACCGCGCGCGTACACCTCCTGCATGTTCGCCGCCAATTTCTCCAACAGCTGATCATTAGGGGCGATGACCACCACCGGCATCTGCCGATCGACCAGGGCCAGGGGGCCATGCTTCAGCTCCCCGGCGGGATAAGCCTCGGCGTGGATGTAGGAAATCTCCTTGAGCTTCAAGGCACCTTCCAGGGCAATGGGATAATGCAGGCCGCGCCCGAGAAATAGCGCATGCTCCTTGTCGGCAAACTGACTGGCCCACAGTTGAATCTGTGGCTCGAGATTCAAGGCTTGCTGGATGCTCCCCGGCAGTTGGCGCAAGGCCTCGCGGTGTTGCTGCAGCGCATTCGCGTCCACTCGCCCGCGCAAAACCCCCAGACTCAGGGCCAGCAGATACAGCGCCACCAGTTGGGTGGTAAAGGCCTTGGTCGAGGCGACACCAATCTCTGGCCCGGCGCGGGTCAGAAAACGGAGCGCAGAAGCGCGGGGAATGGCACTTTCGGCGACATTACAGATGGATAGGGTCTGGACATGCCCGCGCGCCTGGGCATGGCGCAGCGCCTCGTAGGTATCGAGGGTTTCGCCAGACTGAGAGAGCGTCACGATGAGCTGGCGCGGATCCGCAATGCTTTCGCGGTAGCGATACTCATGGCCCAGCTCCGCCTGCGCGGGAACGCCCGCGATGGATTCGAGCCACTGCCTACCTACCAAGCTCGCGTAGTGACTGGTGCCCGACGCCAGAAACAAGACCTTGTCGATTTGCCGGATGCGCTCTGTCGCTCCCGCACCCCAGAGCTCTTCGATCGAGAACTCCATCCCCAAGGCGCCCTCCAGGGTATCGGCAACAGCGCGCGGCTGTTCGTAGATCTCCTTTTGCATGAAATGACGGTACGGGCCAAGATCGATGGCCGCTGAACTGAGCTGACTCCAATGCTCCTCACGCTGCAGCGGGACAGCATCAACATCTTGCAGCACAACCTGGTCCTGCTGTAGTCGGGCAAAATCCCCATCTTCCAGGTAGACCACGCGGCGCGTCACCGGAAGCAGTGCCGCGACATCCGAGGCGAAGTACCGTCCGTTTTCCCCCAGACCCAGCAACAAGGGGCATCCCTTGCGGTGGAGGATCAGCTCCTTGGGATCCTGGACGCTCAGAACCGCAAAGGCATAGGCGCCCTGAAGCTCGCGGCTAGCCGCTTGTACTGCGCTGAGCAAGGTCGGCAGTTGCTGCCGATACCAGTGGATCAGATGGACAATGACTTCGGTATCCGTCTCGGACTGGAAGGCATAACCCAAGGCCTGCAGACGACCGCGCAGATTCTGATAATTTTCGATAATGCCATTGTGAACCACGGCAATCTCGTCGTGCGAGATCAATGGATGCGCATTCTGCTCCGCGATGCCACCGTGCGTAGCCCAGCGCGTGTGGCCAATTCCCACCTGGCTGCGGAACCCTTCCTGACCGTGCACGGCCGCCAGCTCTGCCACCCGACCGACACTCCGACGGCGCTGCAGTTTGCCCGCAGCATCCAAAAAGGCCAGTCCCGCCGAGTCATAGCCGCGATATTCCAGCCGCCGCAGCCCCTCCAGAATGACCGGGACAATGTCTGCTGTCGTGATACCACCAACAATTCCGCACATGATACGCCCACCCTCTGTTCGTTTACGACGGTGTACAGGTTTTTTTCGGCCCCTGCCAGTGCGGGATCGATTTTTGCGGACTACGGCTCAGCGTCAAGCCTCCCGCTGGAACATCCCGCGTGATGGTGCTGCCCGCGCCGATCGTTGCGCCAGAGCCAATCGCGACC
The window above is part of the Acidithiobacillus acidisediminis genome. Proteins encoded here:
- a CDS encoding SIMPL domain-containing protein (The SIMPL domain is named for its presence in mouse protein SIMPL (signalling molecule that associates with mouse pelle-like kinase). Bacterial member BP26, from Brucella, was shown to assemble into a channel-like structure, while YggE from E. coli has been associated with resistance to oxidative stress.) produces the protein MVKTLCNGLAAVTFMVAPAAWAQTANTQPQVELQLTQNYSVANSELVAELSATAVKSRADQAASAVNADLRWAEGQLAAFTDIHWQLVGYSSGQQGDKDWQMQGNLSLRADPKVLLPVLATLQSRLQLRSLHSQASSAAIAAAQRQAQAQMLHRFVQEAQAACQNLGLSWGGIKDGRLRSSVPLHPLGVAPVFLAAERAVPAPIAEGHSESHAQMDLSGTAFCKN
- the glmS gene encoding glutamine--fructose-6-phosphate transaminase (isomerizing); its protein translation is MCGIVGGITTADIVPVILEGLRRLEYRGYDSAGLAFLDAAGKLQRRRSVGRVAELAAVHGQEGFRSQVGIGHTRWATHGGIAEQNAHPLISHDEIAVVHNGIIENYQNLRGRLQALGYAFQSETDTEVIVHLIHWYRQQLPTLLSAVQAASRELQGAYAFAVLSVQDPKELILHRKGCPLLLGLGENGRYFASDVAALLPVTRRVVYLEDGDFARLQQDQVVLQDVDAVPLQREEHWSQLSSAAIDLGPYRHFMQKEIYEQPRAVADTLEGALGMEFSIEELWGAGATERIRQIDKVLFLASGTSHYASLVGRQWLESIAGVPAQAELGHEYRYRESIADPRQLIVTLSQSGETLDTYEALRHAQARGHVQTLSICNVAESAIPRASALRFLTRAGPEIGVASTKAFTTQLVALYLLALSLGVLRGRVDANALQQHREALRQLPGSIQQALNLEPQIQLWASQFADKEHALFLGRGLHYPIALEGALKLKEISYIHAEAYPAGELKHGPLALVDRQMPVVVIAPNDQLLEKLAANMQEVYARGGQLYVFTDLDSHYEPGDGVHVIRLPRHVGLLSPVLHAIPVQLLAYHAALVKGTDVDRPRNLAKAVTVE